The Lycium barbarum isolate Lr01 chromosome 10, ASM1917538v2, whole genome shotgun sequence genome includes a region encoding these proteins:
- the LOC132614604 gene encoding uncharacterized protein LOC132614604 isoform X1, producing MSYIPPHKRHTKGSPSPKPTPAPESLIPSFRKNLNFREQKGKEKYLGGILYARDAVRKWFPVGLTHHSQLTSLVKLEPVSVERKSGETPLSLVLLQGCSEGTNELMDEPWLFVAKSVMEDLLLSFQHVKCEMEESNMEELKPTLVARFGRILFYGNSANSQESLKSNPLGETTLRQMKKSFYTNVPLSYMEYIRNVAVEKLDLNYVEEKELYYVELSDNLRSDSTVSCKCVVAKDQKKIQVYKIEVNHVRNMVADMSCLGKSLDLRLMLQTKKIMTALSDEEINGLRNLIGSAVLDSEVKGGLRWPFGEDSSGNRYAVISVWHTTAKSYGNSSIRFKLRHADRFDFRSSIGEVSQEASLKMPGIVSELRKQTIDENLVLKMLEENLKLIWDHCLSDGSSS from the exons ATGTCTTACATTCCACCCCACAAGCGGCACACTAAGGGTTCCCCGTCGCCGAAACCAACTCCGGCACCTGAATCCCTCATACCTTCCTTCAGAAAAAACCTGAACTTTAGGGAGCAGAAGGGAAAGGAAAAGTATTTGGGCGGTATCCTTTATGCTCGTGATGCTGTTAGGAAATGGTTCCCAGTTGGCTTGACTCATCATTCTCAGTTGACATCTCTTGTTAAGCTGGAACCTGTTTCAGTTGAGCGAAAATCAGGCGAAACCCCTCTTTCGCTGGTCCTACTGCAAG GTTGCAGCGAAGGAACAAATGAGCTTATGGATGAGCCATGGCTCTTTGTGGCTAAAAGTGTGATGGAGGATTTACTTTTGTCATTTCAACATGTGAAGTGTGAAATGGAGGAATCTAATATGGAAGAATTAAAGCCGACTCTAGTTGCTCGTTTTGGAAGAATTCTCTTTTATGG CAATTCTGCAAATAGTCAAGAATCCTTGAAAAGTAACCCATTGGGTGAAACCACATTGAGGCAAATGAAAAAATCTTTCTATACAAATGTTCCTCTGTCATATATGGAATATATAAGAAACGTTGCAGTTGAGAAACTTGACTTAAATTATGTGGAAGAGAAGGAATTATACTACGTCGAG CTTTCAGATAACTTGCGCTCTGATTCAACTGTCTCCTGCAAATGTGTGGTGGCCAAGGATCAGAAAAAAATTCAGGTCTATAAG ATTGAGGTAAACCATGTACGCAACATGGTTGCAGATATGAGCTGTCTGGGCAAAAGTTTAGACCTAAGGTTGATGTTACAGACCAAGAAAATCATGACAGCTTTATCT GATGAGGAGATCAACGGACTTAGAAATCTTATCGGCTCTGCCGTTTTGGACTCAGAAGTTAAGGGTGGGTTGAGATGGCCCTTTGGCGAGGATTCATCAGGGAATCGATATGCTGTTATCAGTGTCTGGCATACAACTGCAAAGTCATATGGAAATTCGTCAATTAGGTTTAAGCTTCGACATGCAGATCGATTTGATTTCCGGTCTTCAATTGGTGAGGTTTCCCAGGAGGCTAGCCTGAAAATGCCTGGGATTGTATCCGAATTGCGG AAGCAAACGATTGATGAGAACCTGGTGCTTAAAATgcttgaagaaaacttgaagtTAATCTGGGATCATTGTTTGTCTGATGGTTCTTCAAGCTGA
- the LOC132614604 gene encoding uncharacterized protein LOC132614604 isoform X2: MSYIPPHKRHTKGSPSPKPTPAPESLIPSFRKNLNFREQKGKEKYLGGILYARDAVRKWFPVGLTHHSQLTSLVKLEPVSVERKSGETPLSLVLLQGCSEGTNELMDEPWLFVAKSVMEDLLLSFQHVKCEMEESNMEELKPTLVARFGRILFYGNSANSQESLKSNPLGETTLRQMKKSFYTNVPLSYMEYIRNVAVEKLDLNYVEEKELYYVELSDNLRSDSTVSCKCVVAKDQKKIQVYKIEVNHVRNMVADMSCLGKSLDLRLMLQTKKIMTALSDEEINGLRNLIGSAVLDSEVKGGLRWPFGEDSSGNRYAVISVWHTTAKSYGNSSIRFKLRHADRFDFRSSIGEVSQEASLKMPGIVSELRRKCRSKRLMRTWCLKCLKKT; encoded by the exons ATGTCTTACATTCCACCCCACAAGCGGCACACTAAGGGTTCCCCGTCGCCGAAACCAACTCCGGCACCTGAATCCCTCATACCTTCCTTCAGAAAAAACCTGAACTTTAGGGAGCAGAAGGGAAAGGAAAAGTATTTGGGCGGTATCCTTTATGCTCGTGATGCTGTTAGGAAATGGTTCCCAGTTGGCTTGACTCATCATTCTCAGTTGACATCTCTTGTTAAGCTGGAACCTGTTTCAGTTGAGCGAAAATCAGGCGAAACCCCTCTTTCGCTGGTCCTACTGCAAG GTTGCAGCGAAGGAACAAATGAGCTTATGGATGAGCCATGGCTCTTTGTGGCTAAAAGTGTGATGGAGGATTTACTTTTGTCATTTCAACATGTGAAGTGTGAAATGGAGGAATCTAATATGGAAGAATTAAAGCCGACTCTAGTTGCTCGTTTTGGAAGAATTCTCTTTTATGG CAATTCTGCAAATAGTCAAGAATCCTTGAAAAGTAACCCATTGGGTGAAACCACATTGAGGCAAATGAAAAAATCTTTCTATACAAATGTTCCTCTGTCATATATGGAATATATAAGAAACGTTGCAGTTGAGAAACTTGACTTAAATTATGTGGAAGAGAAGGAATTATACTACGTCGAG CTTTCAGATAACTTGCGCTCTGATTCAACTGTCTCCTGCAAATGTGTGGTGGCCAAGGATCAGAAAAAAATTCAGGTCTATAAG ATTGAGGTAAACCATGTACGCAACATGGTTGCAGATATGAGCTGTCTGGGCAAAAGTTTAGACCTAAGGTTGATGTTACAGACCAAGAAAATCATGACAGCTTTATCT GATGAGGAGATCAACGGACTTAGAAATCTTATCGGCTCTGCCGTTTTGGACTCAGAAGTTAAGGGTGGGTTGAGATGGCCCTTTGGCGAGGATTCATCAGGGAATCGATATGCTGTTATCAGTGTCTGGCATACAACTGCAAAGTCATATGGAAATTCGTCAATTAGGTTTAAGCTTCGACATGCAGATCGATTTGATTTCCGGTCTTCAATTGGTGAGGTTTCCCAGGAGGCTAGCCTGAAAATGCCTGGGATTGTATCCGAATTGCGG CGGAAATGCAGAAGCAAACGATTGATGAGAACCTGGTGCTTAAAATgcttgaagaaaacttga